A single genomic interval of Gavia stellata isolate bGavSte3 chromosome 19, bGavSte3.hap2, whole genome shotgun sequence harbors:
- the LOC104259683 gene encoding interleukin-8 — translation MNGKLVAVLALFLISAAMSQGRTLARMGTELRCQCIATHSKFIPPKSIQDVKLTQSGPHCKNVEVIATLKDGREVCLEPTAPWVQLIVKAILAKAQFNSDSPL, via the exons ATGAACGGCAAACTTGTGGCTGTCCTGGCTCTTTTCCTGATTTCAGCGGCTATGTCTCAAG GTAGGACCCTGGCAAGGATGGGAACCGAGCTGCGGTGCCAGTGCATAGCCACTCATTCGAAGTTCATCCCTCCTAAATCCATCCAAGATGTGAAGCTGACACAGAGCGGCCCCCACTGCAAGAACGTTGAAGTCAT agctACTCTGAAGGACGGCAGAGAGGTGTGCTTGGAGCCCACTGCTCCCTGGGTACAGCTGATCGTAAAGGCGATTTTGGCCAA GGCTCAATTCAATTCTGACTCGCCACTCTAA